CCTGAGCTGGTGGAGGAGAAAGAGATGCCGGTGGTGGATTGTACCTGCTTCGGTTTGCCAAGACGATACATCATTGCCATTCTGTCTGGCCTGGGCTTCTGCATCTCCTTTGGTATCCGGTGCAACTTAGGGGTGGCCATTGTGAGCATGGTCAATGATCACACTGTGTACAAAGGCAATAAAGAAGTTCTTGTggtaagcaaaaaaaaaaatgaataaattgaaaaaatgcatgttaacaaaaataatatacattCTTAAACTGATCACatcaaatgtgtctgtgtgtgtatttacaaacattaatgacatcacatatcaggttgatcaatggcaATTTAATCtttgaaaaatgcataaactcttatgctttatattttagtcgactatatcagTAACGGACTTAGTCGACtgaaatcttaatgtcatttagattgatgtttctcaaccttggggtcagggccCCGAGACGctgatgccttcaagaaactaaggaTATTGTTTGGACTATTTGAGCTAATTTCTgctatttttatcctttttctgcaactccaccaaacttgccatatttcaacctatttttatttcttgccctattttttgctccttttaatgcgtttttgctacattactcctatttctgccacttctccattcaacgccttttctgtacatttttttttcactttgaagacattttcagcacttataaaccctttccaccacttttcccacctaatgtcacatatgttgacccattattgtcacttttaacctcttttcactatatctcgtgctttttttttgccaaattatccacattcacaatttgtcatgcccattatttgccagtttaaactaattgttcttactttttaGATTACATTACCCATTCATATATCAATGGACCATTATTTTTGCTGACTTgccccctttattcccccttatagatggccttgtctccacatgactgttttgAAATGTTCATGTACTCGGTCTCTGgcatctttattttgggggtcgcgggctgaaaaggttgagaccCACTGATTTAGATTACTAAAACTACACtttaactgaaatagtcctgatgactaaattttcaCTAAAGCTaaattgcattttagtcaaaagattatggctaaaaataaatctaaatttgcTTCCCAAAATATCACAATCTTGGCTTTAAATGAGGTccaaataataattgtaattcattgcAATTGTAATTAGGTCACATTCATGATGAAAAATGAGTTCTCTAACCAGGCTTCATCAGATTTTTTTGGTCACAGTTACTTGCTTTAGCTACGGCAGCTGGTGAGGCTCAAATTTTGAGGCAGATGAGGAAGAAGCTTAGAATGAGGCCTTTAATTTAAGTGACACCACTCGTCATAATAAACAGGTCAATCCGGTTAATTGAAGCGACTTAGCTCCACAAAACACAAAGAGTCTGCCCtaaaacactgacacaaaaaacagattGAAGCAAATACTGTAGATTATAAATTAAGCAGCATCCCTTTGGTATTATTATTACCCACCACAAAGCGTGGAAGGGGATATACAGTAGGTTTGAGCACCGtccgtctgagttaaaggggacagcttttctctgaaactgtttaagatacgataaccaaattcagtgtgtggcttcagggtatctataccttgatggagttcgaaaatgagaagtatgtaattattttttttggagttattgcccttgttccgtgttcgaggtatcttcaaagaggACAGCTTTACTCAGAACCTGTTTAAGATAATTATTAATTAGTAATttcatattctgatgtgataatattttcttatgtatacatctaagttcttagatttaggacatttaggaaaaggttgtgagttataatgacaaccattGATGACTATGtcgtcttgttttttttaattgtgcatcGTGTCTGATATTTCTGACATTCCCTCACAAGGCTGCACAGTTCACGTGGGACCCAGAGACGGTGGGGATGATCCACGGCTCTTTCTTCTGGGGCTACATCGTCACACAGATCCCAGGTGGATTTATATGTCAAAAGTTTGCAGCCAACAggtaaatgtatttacatttcagAATCTACGCCTGTCGACATGTCAAAAAGTAATgaaacaacattttattttcaagaGATCATTCTTAAAAGCTTAGTACAGTGAGTAATTCTTCATGTGTAACCCTGGAAAGCACTGCATACATCTTTGTTGAGACACAGGCAGAAATATTCTCCGTATTGATTGATATTAAGGTGGTTGTCAATCATGCCACTGAGTTTGGAAGTGATGGGCTTGAGCCTGAGTAGATGACAATGGTTGGTTGgaggatttttgttttcttttctcattGGAGGAGGCTGCTCAGTGTGGTGGGTATCATTGTACCTTTTTCTACCTCTCCTGTCTGTGTGTAGCTTGCCTGTTCTCCCAGATCGCCCAGCAATTTCTGTCTGTAGAAATGAATTtgtgtgtctgttattttttgttttgttatttgcgTGTATAATCCTCAGAGcagatgtgtcaaactcaaggcctcaGTTTCCCCATccatatatcacatgatggcagtcatttttaatgacagtgtttaaaaaactaaaaaaaaaatgtaaatcttgaaattttcctcaaattatttcacaaaatgtccccatattAGATTAAAAATTGCATACTTTGTATATTGTTTATGGGAGTGCAAACTGGagtacaataatgttgaaatagcTTATATCCTTGCCTATAACCTGGGGCCCATTTTAGATGAAACTGGTCTGTAGacgatggattttttttttttttttttaaatatgcttttttttaaacatggttggATACAAGTGCCACATCATGGAATCTGATAATATCATTATGATAACAGAAATTTAAATCTAAgttgtttaaatattttaaatatgtcaATCAACATAGCGTAAAAGGTTGTTACTTGATgatctttaattttattttattcctaGAGCTGcagatgtaaatgtaattgtagaaaaccttttttcatttgtttttattcgtATCAcgtggctgtgttcaaaattgcatactaacgtactactcaaaataagtctgacgtcaaaatgagtatgtagtgcgtccacattagatagtatgcaaagattgagtacgcaagaaatacccagatgtatagtATATTGGGTCCCAtgtcacccatctctatttgttctaagaaccccaaaacatagtatttgaggtttattttcccaaactcgcctgttttccagagttttagccactgaaaagtcactttctgaccaactctacacaaacaggctgatttgcagcctgCTTATGTATATTcataagtgggcgtgtctatagacaggacactgagttcttcctccccgcacggtcagaggacggcccgccctcctcccacccactccgtagccgagttcatgctgctttataaacatgagacagaacGTGgtggcggggcgttcaccggtacatacatagactgtagaaaatacatacatagcactgcgcgaaggacgctgaattgctcacctttgtggacgtgtctgtttacatgtcaatcacggcagagagcttcctggaggcgtggcttctccagctcggtgctgcgtcaaatttgtcatcaaagtgggaacgtgtcatcaaattggagcgaggtgtttgggctcaccctgcagtaagaaaggagcaaatcaccctttaactaacgattgagggaatcaatgaaaaaacactttgtgtatgaacatgtgtatgaagccctaatagcacttttatgatgtttaaagcacagaaaagttgatttagcgttatatgggccctttaagtatgcacggtgggcacattactcatactcaaccaccccatgatgcattgcgagcggaacctaaaattgtcctgggacagCTTCAagcatcagtttttttttttttaacacttttgtaaataaggctcttattttgaagttaacgaggagtttagtcagtagcacaatggcggttctccaaaaatctcagaaatgtcaacatgaaatgtgtttccgtgagttttatggatcaaatgtccacatgttgatattctacctGGTCACTTTatcacttaaaatattttcagaactttcaaaggtggagaatcaacagagatatttagtctcagtgtgcttcagggaTTTGTCTTTGTAGGTTTGaattgcatcttgggaaacttagaaGTATACTTCATCATCCTACTCATACTAACCATACATAccagtatgtactcattgagcagtggcggctgctggtctttcatgcaggggaagctcattttctgcctacttcagaaaatgtatctgtttatttaaatgtgaattctagtagaattcacattttgttgtcaacaactatttgtagattatcacacacgcacgcgcgcagctgctgcgcgctggagtgtgagtgtttggtcaaaagtctcacaacacaagcagtaacagtctccacaaacaccaaaaacagacactaggtttgtcagaagttaattcgctatgagaggatcagcaaagtctccgtgttaacacagagcaacggactgaaatatttgaaaaacccgcctgtgtgcttacaacgtcatactctctgattggctcatttcgctgtcaatcaaaattgaattagcctgagacagatcatccaatcatcatccattattccagcgtccggaacagacagatccagcccactgctccatagacctcctgtgaagcccggcgtccgatgggcgggactaggtgcgtcataaccgagcatttatccaatgagcgtctagtttgactgcagtggatcaacccctaattcctctcccattgaagtcaattgaagctgaacttcaccactgtttattaacactgtgacgctgcggtaatgaatgaagaacgtcacgctgtcactgtcagtttcctgttataagaagctgattctgaactaaacatacatgtgttctgtcatatatttagtcaatgaaatgtacacacaacactacatatttgaccactgattttaggggaagctgaggttcccttgtagtcttaaagcatccgccactgtcattgagtttgtagtgcatagtacggagtgtggcattttcgaacacagcctgtTAGTTTCTCCCATCATGAAGAAGTAGCAGCCCCAGGAATAAAACGTTTAACATATCCTTCACCATTGAAGAAGATGCTACTAAACCTTTTGTTCCTCACATAAATACAATTGTTCTTCCTCgtgatttatttctgttttgtcttttgtgttttttaagagtGTTTGGCTTTGCCATCGTAGCCACATCCACGCTCAACATGCTGATTCCTTCTGCCGCTCGCTGTCATTACAGCTGCGTCATACTGGTCAGGATATGCCAAGGCCTTGTGGAGGTAGTGCACATGTGCTGGATGTGGAGTTAATGTAGCAGTGAGAAAATCTCTTTATGTATCATCATGTCTTTTTAGGGTGTTTCATACCCAGCGTGCCATGGGATCTGGGCAAAATGGGCTCCTCCTCTGGAGAGGAGTCGATTAGCCACCACTGCCTTTTGTGGTAAAGCTTCAGCACCACACGGTCACAGTTTTGTATCACTGTATTCAAAaccctgaataaataaaactcatAATAAACACTTTTTGTCCTTAATGCAGGATCATACGCAGGAGCAGTGGTGGCTATGCCTTTAGCTGGAGTACTGGTGCAATATACTGGGTGGCCTTCTGTTTTTTACGTCTATGGTAAAGTTCCTCTTActttaaatatgtataaatgGTGAATTAGTGAATATATTGAAAATTATAAGTAATGCCATAGTGTGTAGCAGcatcatattcatatttttctttaaagtgtTCACGTCACATATCCTCCACATAAATCAGAGTATTGATAAATCCCGATGCAGTGGCTCAGACTTTCTattataacattttttatttgattttgattcatttcaaacatgtaaacaaaatattataagaaacaaagaaagacaaaaagacTCTCAACACAATTTTGCAATTTAGTTTACATTTCCGAAAAGGAGTGGGACTGGGAACAAGTACATGCTTATTTAATCCCACCCTTTATtcataaattcttttttttgttaattaactAGCTTCTCATTAAACAATATTAACTCTTCATTTCAAACAAAGAGGGCAGTGAGTCACTTGACACTGTTTTTGATCTAGTTCGTTAAcggtattccccgtgatatcacctcacttcACCAGACATTCAATTTTGCTGGATTCGGATGTTTCCATGTTAGCCCAAAAATATCTGACTTTGAGTGAAAACACCACAAATgcgttgggaagtcactttggcagagttttttttagggggaaaacagaagaaatcataataagaatgaaggaaaaaaatatctatGCATCGTTTATGGcaagtgttctcaaccttggggtcaggatcccatttggggtcgtgagacactggaaTGGGGTCGcccaaaacaatattttttgaacaatttgagcccatttttgtttatttttaccctctttttatctacccccccccccccccccctcccaatttctgctcattttaagccaatattgacactttgaaccctttttaccactttttctttacatttttggtcactctaatttgcaactttaaaccaatttatgtggtttttaaaatcccatttcaccacctttttccactatttttggtcacttttaacccattttatttctgattaaaacacgaatttccatttttaagatgactagatactatggagcaaataatgataaacttcctggataacaatgaatattattcagataaataaataaatgtgtttatcacagattcatagaacaatagaccatcattttgctgactttatggatggaccccaaaaagttctcccctttattcccccttatagatgaccctgtctctacatgactgttcttcaatgttcatgtctgtgttcaaccaccttcaggtacagtgggggtccccggtctctggaatcTTTATTTTGGGGACTTCACATCctacaatgcaatgcaggaaccatttccaaaaatgtcatcaaacggagtgtttacagtggaaatcaaaaaaaagttttgaacagaaagtttgactttttttgagcaaattatatttaattaattaatctagcAACTGAtctatctaaaaagaaaaagaaaaacatcatcCCGAGCagctgtaatattttttttcatctttatcctctctttctctcccagGCAGCGTTGGGATATTCTGGTATCTGTTCTGGATCCTGGTTTCCTATGAGAGTCCTGCTGCTCATCCAACCATCACACCAGAGGAAAGAAAATACATTGAAGATGCAATTGGAGAGTCTGCAGCATTCCTGAATCCTCTTCATGTACGTCACATAATATTGTTCAAATATTTGTCGAGGCTCCGTTAGacataaataaatgcagagGATGTCAGTTTGAGTTGTTGAAGATTAAAACCTTTTTTCCTTTATTGATAGAAATTCAAAACCCCCTGGAAACACTTCTTCACCTCCATGCCCGTCTACGCCATCATTGTGGCCAACTTCTGCAGGAGCTGGACCTTCTACCTGCTGCTCATCAGCCAGCCCGCCTACTTTGAGGAAGTCTTTGGCTTTGAGATCAGTAAGGTGAGATTATTTAATGTGGAATACTTTGTGTGCATTCAGTAAACACAGCATTGAAGCTGTATAAATTTGTCATCACTCTTATATCAGTTTTTTCCTCATGTTTGATAACATAcactttttttcataatttaagAGTAATTTATTTGATACTGGTGTTATACTGTACAATCTAAGGCTGAAATATTAAGTCTggtagatttttgtttttggttattAATTAATTGTGCAATGCCGTACCAGTAGAAATCTAAAGTTGTTTTCCTACAACAAGATGAGAAGCTTACTGCATGGTAGTGTGCCAATAAAGTGCATTTGGTTTGAGTTGAATTACATTTGTGATAAAGTGAagaataattgcaatttttcaaaataaaagacattgaaaacaagtgaaaatttgaggatgacattttttttttttttttactcccctTTATTAGCTTAGTTGATGTCTGTAAATGCAAATGTGATTTTAGTTCTTGAGAAACAAAAAGTTACGTTCTTTTAATAGTAGTTAGATAGTTAGCTAGTGTTTTAGTTGGTAGTAGTTTAATTTGGACATGttaaacaaataagaaaataatagtttttaattGCCCAAAACTACATTATATAATAGTACCAGTTAACTGAGTGAAAAAGATGCAGCAAATAGTGAATTTGAATCCTTAAATGCCTAAAGTGCTTGAATGCTCCCCAAACTCACACATTgtccattttttgttgttacccgtggtgaaagtaatggattacttacaagtactcacgttcctgtatgggtacttgtattttcttgagtatatttctaaatcagtcattttagttgtacttaagtacgtttgaaaagaagtaaagtaatttattacatcTCTACACCCAACCTGCTTCTGTTTCACCTTTCAGGTGGGCATGGTGTCTGCTTTGCCTCATCTGGTGATGACCATTATCGTGCCTATTGGGGGCCAGCTGGCTGACTACCTGAGGAGCCACAACTTGATGACCACCACCAACGTCAGAAAGCTCATGAACTGTGGGGGTGAGGCTGTGAAACAGAATAGGAGTTTCACCAGAAGAGGCTGAAAGGCTGAGAAAGAGAAGAAGCCTGAAGGCTGCTTTCGAGCAGGAATAAAGAATAAAGATGCAATAGAAATTAAATTTTATTGAAGCTAAACTTTGTAGGCAAGGCGGGGCAAGgcagatttatttgtatagcgcaatttaatgtgctttacgtgattcaagagtgcaacagaaaacatttaaatgtttaataatcaataaaaacatttaaaattaacagtaaacacaTTGAATTAGCAATAATATGATTAGTcatcagtcatacgcagtagagaaaaagagtgcctttcaCTTGTCTGcttagctctgataatcaaccttacagttctgtagaatttttcctaaaggaagcatatgaatgctaaacagaaggggtccaagaacagagccctgaggaacctcACGGACATTGTTAATCTatcagattcaaagttttcaATGCTCACAGACTAACttttttagagtattttttACTGCACCTTAAACCTTAAGCTTAACTGCTAAGATGAATTATATTTTTTGCATTAATTTGACATAGCACTGCTGTCAATACCTGTGAAGACCTAACAGCTCTTTCATTCTTTGGctgttggttaaaaaaataataataaataataaaatacaccgACAGCTTCAATTTCTTCAGCCCCATTTTCCCCCTCTTTATCTGATCTTTTTCTAAATGGAGTATATGAAGGATTATTTAAGCACCATCTAATTGTGGTGTCTGTGTGCATATAAACAATCACAAGTTAAATAATGCATTTGTGGAGACTGTGTGAAGAGATTGAGTGTTCTTAGTTTCTCTTTTTCCTTCTTGTTGTCTCTGAAGGGTTTGGGATGGAGGCAACACTCCTACTGGTGGTGGGATACTCTCACACGAAGGTCGTAGCCATTTCTTTTTTGGTCCTCGCTGTTGGTTTCAGCGGATTTGCTATCTCAGGCAAGTGATGTAACAAAATGAAGACAATAATTTAAGCTATACCTTGTGGTATAGAAGGTTCATCAGCACAACTGTAAAGAAAtacttttttgttctttgcttCTGCAGGGTTCAACGTTAACCACTTAGACATCGCCCCTCGGTACGCCAGCATACTGATGGGAATCTCCAATGGAGTGGGAACGTTATCAGGAATGGTGTGTCCTCTCATAGTCGGAGCCATGACCAAACACAAGGTAACTGACACTTCATGTCAGAGCTCACACAAGGGCTGTGGtacactactcatactcaaccgccccacgatgcattgcaagtggaacgtaaaatggtcctggaaccggcttcaagctaaaaaatcaaacatccccttttcaaaacaaaagcatcttttcttgtctttcattGGTTTTTGATGCTTTGTAGATAGGCTCTTGTTATGacgttaaccggaagtttagtcagttgcacaatggtctacaaaaatctctgaaatgtcagaattaaatgtgttttccacaaattttataataataataattattattattatttatatagcgccttattttatatcattattctttcacttcacACTTGGTAAGCTGCTAacgtagccacagctgccctggggcagactgacaggtAAGGCTGCCATGgtgtgccatcggcccctctcaccaccacaccacattcatacgaggcatgGTGGGTGAAGTGTATTgcctaaggacacaatgacagataccactagaGCAACTGCCCCCCACTGTGgaacctggaattctcagtggtctcccatagtgagtaagtaatgtttatttatatagcacctttctcagacagaggtcacagagtgctttacatatctgctcattcacacaccaatgggacagagctgacAAGCAAGGCACTACttaaccactgggagcaacctggggttcagtgtcttgcccaaggacgctTCAACACAtagaacccccaacctctcgatcagaggatgacccctctaccacctgagccacggtcgcccatccAGCTACTATCCACACCCggccctgcttagcttccgagatctaacgagaacGAGCAAAACAACGATCCATAATGTGGTCATTATGGATCAAataaccacatgttgatattctacttggtcactttatcacgctttcagaactttcaaaggtggagaatcaagagatatttagcctcagtgtgcttcaggtttttgtttaaAAGCAATTACCTTCATCCCGCTTCATCCTCTATTTGCTCCATTCCAACACAGAGCACCAGCCTCTCTGCAGGTTTAAAATAAATCCAATACCAAGTATATAAACAGCTTGGGgccaaattgaccccagaggaacacaaaTGCATGCAATATGCATTCagtacattgaaaaaatatcatcatcatGATTTTATGCTTAATTAATTGTACCCataaaattaggaaaagtcatgaaatatgaagcaaaaaaaaccaaaaacaactattattaaatggggtcaaggataataggagagtTAAAGCTGTTTTTACCCTAATGTTAAGGAGAGctctgtgttttgttgtttttgttcaatTTGTTTATCAAAATATTAGTAAACCTACTAATATTATTGTACAACCAAACAACTTAAGCatgacatatacagtataaaaatgatatttttaatgtatttttcagtcagaaATGTTTGCAAACAAAGTTTGAATTgtcagcctcagtgtgcttctggtttttgtcgttgtaggtttgaattgcatcttgggaaacttggaagtatactttagtgggaacgGTCACGATATTAATCATACTAATGGTatttagtagacagtatattgagtgtgtagtgtatagtacgttcaAATACAGTCTGTTTCCTTAAATTCCTAAATCA
The Gouania willdenowi chromosome 8, fGouWil2.1, whole genome shotgun sequence genome window above contains:
- the slc17a7a gene encoding solute carrier family 17 member 7a, whose protein sequence is MEIRPDRFKAVAGKTLGKINRLIEKRQQNGETIELSAEGRPELVEEKEMPVVDCTCFGLPRRYIIAILSGLGFCISFGIRCNLGVAIVSMVNDHTVYKGNKEVLVAAQFTWDPETVGMIHGSFFWGYIVTQIPGGFICQKFAANRVFGFAIVATSTLNMLIPSAARCHYSCVILVRICQGLVEGVSYPACHGIWAKWAPPLERSRLATTAFCGSYAGAVVAMPLAGVLVQYTGWPSVFYVYGSVGIFWYLFWILVSYESPAAHPTITPEERKYIEDAIGESAAFLNPLHKFKTPWKHFFTSMPVYAIIVANFCRSWTFYLLLISQPAYFEEVFGFEISKVGMVSALPHLVMTIIVPIGGQLADYLRSHNLMTTTNVRKLMNCGGFGMEATLLLVVGYSHTKVVAISFLVLAVGFSGFAISGFNVNHLDIAPRYASILMGISNGVGTLSGMVCPLIVGAMTKHKTREEWQGVFLIASLVHYGGVIFYGLFASGEKQPWADIEDTSEEKCGIINEDELANETEEMYRGGGQYGAMSQPVVGSNGGGAGGGGAGWVTDWDKSEEYVQPPGYNSNRYEGEETKSPT